GTCTTATAATCATTGGGTGCCCATTAATTGGGTGACACCACCATTAGTTAAAAAGAAATTTAGTTGTCCAATTAGGAAATGCAATGCAAGGAGGGGAAGATTGGAGGGGAAAATTTTGAAAGGATGGGCAGCATtactcataattttattttgaagtttaaGATATTAAGGAATAATTACAACAATCAACAACCATTTTAGAGGGACCAAAATCATGGAACTCAAATCAAAAGAAATATGAATAGCGTTAAGAACAGACAAATAGGACTTACTATTTCCAGACGGGGGGAAGCTTCTTTGTCTTCTTGTAGTAGCGAGCTAGGCGGTGGATTCTGCTCTCAACCAAAATCAGGCGGAACTTGGAGTCCTTATCCTTCCTGTTCCTCTCCAAGTGTTTCCTGATTGCCACAGCCTTCTTAATCAAGTGGTAAAGATCCTCTGGGATCTCAGGTGCAAGCCCTGAGCAAGAAACCATATTTCAGATCATATTCTCGAGATAAATCATTCATACACACACAAACTAATAATCAAACATTAAGAGAAAATACCATGAGCCTTGAGAATACGCAAGATCTTGCTTCCGGTGACGCTCTTCACCTGAGCAATCCCATGAGAATCACGAAGAATCACACCAATCTGAGATGGTGTCATGCCCTTTTTGGCAAACTTACAGATATTCTCATCCACCTGTATGAAAAAACCACATTTTAAATACACAAAAACTATTCATACATTCAAAAGACACTCAGACATATAAGCACTCATACAAATGCTATTATAAGGTCACACAacgcacccaaaaaaaaaatttaaaaaaactgCAATAAATTCGCCAATggagagggacataaatcagaGATATTCAAAATGTGAGACCTAGATTACATTATACGGCTTACATCTTGAGAGGAGGTCTTGAGCCAACTAGGAGGAGTTCTCTTGTAAGGTAAAGCTGAAGATGAGATACCCTTACTGAAATTCACAGGGAAAAGCAAATGTTACAGCCAGAGTAGTGCATCAACAATGGAATCAGAAATtacagaaagaaaaaaaaattaaaaatcattagATAGAATAAAGGTATACCCGCGACTATGCATACGCCCCATGTTGACAGAGGTGGTAGATCTCCGCTGTGAACGTCTTAGCTTCGGTCGTCTTCTTCAGAGCAGCGGCTGGCAAACAGACCTAGAAGGTGTTTCGCCACTAGGGTTTATACAATATTAGAACAGAACCCTTTTCGCATTTCGGCATCATTTGTTTTATGGTTAGGCCCAGTCCAAACATTGTCAATAagcttttttttaaaacaaaaaaaacaaaaaattgcgaTCCATtgtaacatacatttttataatttatataatctaTCTATCTAGATCTACATCtacaatatacatatacatatacattacatatacaattattataagagccaataatgttagacccctaactgaaactaaaaaaatgtttgtgtaatagtatgctataacatattgtacgtgttcttcttattgtgcaacctccaattaaattcctaatatatcataatcctttataattttaccaaattattTCGGtcaaatataacggaagtttagtGTCAAATTCTTTACGCAATTTGCTTTTTTATTgtagttttcaaacaaattggcaatttgtttcttaatAATCACAACATCTCATGTGTTAATTTTCCTAATAgaaatctataatataattctgtatagattcctaacttaaaattagaatattgaagtcttaatagaaagaaatctataatataattctgtatagattcaaaagtactgaagcacaaagagtcaacagttgcctccactgaggctcgaacccactcccatcattcatgtgagagtgttaaccaagacaccagatgccactagaccacaaagtcttggcAAAATCAATGGATAATATacttattaattagtataatttcAATATCGTAATGTAAATATtccattgtataatttgttcatctatacttgtatcattgTATATAATGTTGTGGTTGTCATTATATTcttctataatctacacattttagttactccttattccctaatctatggttcttgaatttatgttgtggttcccattatattattccatAACATCCTTTATAAACATATTTCCACCAATGGTACAAAGATATTAGTCATGGcaacacacaaactgtgggttAGAGTTCTAAAGTTcgtgtcattaagaaaaacgaactaAAAAATGCTATTGGAACGCTTgaaaaaaagtatatgctcatcgtctTTTGAAAAAAAGCTGtaagtaaatattaaaaaaattctcatCAGGTttgcaattaaaattaaaaatatttcattaataacCCAATAGTTTAGGTTAGTTGGTAGGATAAAGAATATCAATGTCTTCTATTACCAAAAATGTATCTCTTCCTCCatcttgcattttttttattcattttcataatattaattattattcctTGGTGTAAGACAAAGATTATTGTGAATAAAAGTTTATTGTTTAGTAGTGCATCTCAAAGCTAATTTGATCTTTCAGCTTTGATCTTTCTAAATGAATGAATGCTACTCtagttccatttttttttttttgggttaatgtAAAAACTCTAGTTCATTTACAACAAGAGGAAGAAGCCTGTTGCCCATAACTTTGAACATGAGTATTATCCATTCTATTAGagtatagtatctgttcaatatACTTTCTCGCCACCATTATGGTTCAATCCCGTGACCTTCCATCAAGGAGAGACACATAAGTACTAGGGGTAGTTTGCGATCGTCTCATTCTTGAGACGGTATAAGTTGTTTTGTTTATGAGACTCAGCCTGAGGTCTCCCCTCCTTATTGTattgaaaaaaaacaaaaaaaaaaaaaaggagagacaCATAAGTACTAATTGAGCACAAAGTGTTTGGCAGAAAACACAAATGCTTAACTCTGATGATAAATAAGAGTATAATATGAGactaatttacaatttttgagaTAACTAGAGgatcaaattaatattaaaataaataattgaaagacAGAAACCAGATTGATGAAACCATAACAAtttgaagaaaaacaaagaagtGATTTTCCCTATACTTAAACCTTACAAAACATTCTTTGCTGCAGAGTTAATCAAACAAAAACGGGTGACACAAGCTGTTGATGAAACAAAAATGGGTATAACACAGAAAAAACAAATGAATAGCACAGGGAATATAAATAACTGATCTTCAAGTTTTAATGAAACTGTACACAGGAATTAGGAGTtccaaataaaaaacaaacttGCAAACAGTACTTTCCAATTCTAAAGGTGAAGGGTTTAGACAGTTATGAACCAAATACACGACCCCCCTCAACCATAGAAACCACAAAATGTTCACcgacagaagaaaaaaaatttcatcaagGCAGTTAATTAAAACGCCCTTCAGCATCCAAACAAAATACTAGACTATAAAGATGAAGCACATTGACCTCACTTCATTCTAGATACAACCAATGGTGTATGCTATGCTGCCACCTGCATCCAAAGATATGGAGAAAACTGAACAAGTCAAAGATTGCTTATATATGATGTAGATGTATATCATAAGTCATAAAAGCTCAATTTCAATATATAAAGGTCTGTGAGTGGAAGAAGACATAGATGAAGAAAGttgaatatagaattaattGCTTGAAAATATCTGCCAGAGGCAATAAAATAGTGCTAATTCATAAATCATCATATCATAGTACAGTTTTAATAAGCCTTTATGTGTactatcttttaaaaataatgtttggttcaaacatggGAATAAATTGGATAAAAATTTAGGAATGTGAAAAAGCATTTAGTGAACCACATGTTTTGAGGGCATTGGTATCATACCAATAATGGAAATGAAATCTTGTGCAGGTTCTTCATTGTGCAATGGGTCTCACAGGTTAACTGGAGGCTGGTAGGAGTCTTGGCTTTTGTGTGAATAGGTTGTGGGAAAGGGGTTAAACGTCTGAGGTTAACTAGGAAGGGGAAAGGCTAATACGAATGGGCTTTTATGAGTAGATCAGAGAGGGAAGTGGACAGGAGAAGGATTTGCTTAAATCAACACTTGTAACTATCAGGTAGGACCAGGATCCCTATTAGGGCCTAGGAAAGAGCTAAACCCATCTTATGAGTATAGGACAGAATAAGCTATATTTAACTGCACACAATACCCAGATCATCCTCCAAATTGATATGGAACAATAGTTCACCTTTAATGTAACAAGCCAGAGTAGGTGGGTTGGCAGGGTGGAGAGGAAAAAAACACAACTTAAAATCCCCCTACTAAAATACAACTTTTTATGGTTTCTTCAGCAGTAATCTGGCAAAAGGAGGATTGTTCCAGGTTCACTTGATGGTTAGATTGGGTGGCAAAATGTTGGATGGTTAGGACACTATGTTTagagatattaaaaaaaaaaacaaaaaaaaaacaaaaaacaaaaagaatagcTTTTAGTATATCCATATACGCTAACTCTTTTTGAAATCTGACTACCTATCGCATTATAAAATGCCATTGCTATTCAAACCTGCATCTTGGCATCCCCAGAGGAGAAGGGATGCAATACTTTAATAGCCTTCTGTTTTTAATGCATAACTTTCTCATAATCTCTACTCAACTTTATTTGGAAGGTAAGTTCATGTATTGCTCTTTAAGGAACTAAATCCAAACAGAATGTTAAAATTTCCAAGATTTTGGTTAGGGGAAGGACCTTAagatgttaagacacaggaagacaaacataaataaagaaaaacacAGAAGTATACTGTGAGAAGTGCAAATGCAATCATGCATTTATGTAGTTCCCAACTTCCCTTGACGTCCAAAATCAACATAAATTTAGAGGTTGCACTGGTTTAAAGAACATTATTCTGGCTTCCCATAACAAAATCACATGCATGCAAAAATAATCACCATAACCCACAGAATTGGAAGCTACAATTTCCCTGGTAATGACAACAGAATCTGCACAAACTCCTAACATAATGTATATAACTACCATATTCCTGAGAAAGCAAACTTTTCACTACTCCTCTGTGACTACAATGCTTATATTGCAATCATGTAGTTCCCTTAACGTCCAAATGCAACACACAGTATGAGGTTGCACTGGTTTAAAGGAGAACAATTTTCTGGCTTCCTTAACAAAGTCACATGGTTTTTTCATATCACCACACAACCATAATATAGGAAGCCACAACAACTTCCTAGGTTTCCCAAGGCTGCTTTAActgataaaagaaaaagaactcgCACAAATTTTATACATAATGTTTATAACTATTGTATTCCCAAATAAGCAAACTTTTTATGACTTCCAATGACTACAATACACTTTCATGTATACATGCAGTTCCTCTTATCGTCCAAATGCAATACGTAGCAGTGCTGTAGAAGGCGTTAGGTGCTCCTGAGGCAGGCACCTTgatgtaaaaaattaataataataacagggAAAGTGCAAAACCAGTGGTTTGCCAGTCTTCCACTTgtcttattaaaataatttatttattgatttaataattttaattctcCACATTCTTCAATCTCCATATACACTACTGCCAGTCTGCCACTTTTCCACAaacattcacaatttatataaagCAACAGAGCTCACAAGGTCCACAAGCAACATAGCTCACAATTTATATAAACCATTTGGCATTCAAGTAaagtagataaataaataaattgaaggttaGTGGAGCCTAGCAACGACTGCAGACAAGTGTTGACTACCAGACTGCAAGGCTATGAGCTGCAGAGCTGGTGGCAGTGACTCAGCGAAGTACTGCAGAACTGGTAGTGCCACAGTGGTGACTGGGAGTGGGTTTTGTCAAATTTGAAGCTAAGCTGACTAGTCGATTTCAAAATGCGAAGTTTTAGTCCAATGGGCCAACGCCACAACTTGCAACTTGCAAGAGCGGGCCAACAATGAGTTTGAGCTGACGACAACGATGAGGTGAGGGGAGATGCTTGCAAGCTGCTGAGGCCTctttcttgatttcttccctttTTTCCGCCGAATACTTAGGATTTTGGTTTGTTTCACTCAAAACTACATTGTTTTGAGCAAAACAACccaattacaataaataaatcagCAGATTTAGACACCTAGTCTAACTATTTTGGACGGCAGGCACCTAACACGGAAATCCCCTCAACCTATGGGCTCCTAATACCAACGCAGCACCTAGgccaatttttgcaacactgatacACAGTTAGTTGTAGCACAGGTTCAAAGGAAAACCTTTTTCTTGCTTCCCATAGCAAGGTCCCATGTGTTCCAAATTATCAGGGAACCTATAGGATTGGAAGCCACAACTTCCCAGATTCCCCTAATTAGCCTCCCCCTACTTGAACTAGTAAAAGACAAAAAGAATCtacataaacttttaaaagcaATGTTCACATCCACCCCATGTTCCTGAAGATGCAAACTTTTCTCTACTTTTCCACTACAAAGGTATCCTAAATTGTGCAAATGGATAACATCGAATTAATGAGCTATTCATCTCCTGTAGGCATAGTAAAGGAAAAATGGAATCACAAGAGCTGGATGGATGCAGTTTACCATCCTTTAAAAACATGGCACACGTTTCTAATTCAATGAGGTTTCATCCAAGACCCAACTAAAGTGGATTAAGGCATTTACTGCACAAGATCCTAAAGTCATCCATTAGAAATACCATCTAGACCTCCGCAATACTATAAATGTCCACCTATAAGCCTAAGCAATTCGTACATTCTCACAAAATCAACAATGTTCACatcaccaaaaagaaaaagttagagaaattaaaataaatagataaaacagaaaaaaaaaaaaagaaatgcacTCACAGGAGGATATCACTTGGCAACCATGCGAGCAATGAATTCCTCGTAGCGGATCTTGCCGTCGGATCCGCAATCGACCTCTCGGATCCACTCATCAAACTCCGCGGGCTCGAGCTTCTCGCCGATGCTGGTGAGGATGTGCTTGAGATCTGAAATGACAACAAAGCCCGAGGAGTCCTTGTCGAGGACCTTGAATGCGTCTCGGAGCTGGCGGTCGAAGGGCTCGGGCTTGAGGTGCTTCGACATGAGGTCGAGGAAGCGCTTGAAATCGAAGGGAGAGGTGAGCTTCTCTTCGGCGACGATGGATTTGAGCTGGGCCTGGGTCGGGTTCCCGCCAAGAGACCTCATCAAAATCCCTAGCTCCGTCGGCGCGATCTTGCCGTCGCCGTCAGTGTCGAACAGCGTAAACGCCTCCTTCATCGAGGACTTTTGATCTTCGCTCAGccccatttctctctctctctctgtttctctctctctttctcgcTGCTTTTCCTTCTACGGTTTTCTGCGTTTCGAATTTCGATTGTGTACACTACTTTTATGCTTGATGAAATTGGGGTCGAAATGCAATTAAATA
This portion of the Ipomoea triloba cultivar NCNSP0323 chromosome 5, ASM357664v1 genome encodes:
- the LOC116020598 gene encoding probable calcium-binding protein CML13 — encoded protein: MGLSEDQKSSMKEAFTLFDTDGDGKIAPTELGILMRSLGGNPTQAQLKSIVAEEKLTSPFDFKRFLDLMSKHLKPEPFDRQLRDAFKVLDKDSSGFVVISDLKHILTSIGEKLEPAEFDEWIREVDCGSDGKIRYEEFIARMVAK
- the LOC116019185 gene encoding 40S ribosomal protein S13, producing MGRMHSRGKGISSSALPYKRTPPSWLKTSSQDVDENICKFAKKGMTPSQIGVILRDSHGIAQVKSVTGSKILRILKAHGLAPEIPEDLYHLIKKAVAIRKHLERNRKDKDSKFRLILVESRIHRLARYYKKTKKLPPVWKYESTTASTLVA